In Arthrobacter sp. B3I4, the following proteins share a genomic window:
- a CDS encoding DivIVA domain-containing protein: MGPVSFFLVFVAIVLAAVAILLGTDLAQRIFRRRAGGRAFEDGFDEPVASLPPVLLPADAEPADLDRIRFAVGVRGYRMDQVDQVLDELRDQIARKDREIAALRAERERPERPDSEQAEPERVERPRRNHPRGERPHRDPAPDPAP, from the coding sequence ATGGGACCTGTGAGTTTCTTCCTGGTCTTCGTGGCGATCGTGCTGGCCGCCGTCGCCATCCTCCTCGGTACCGACTTGGCCCAGAGAATTTTCCGCCGCCGCGCGGGCGGGCGGGCTTTCGAGGACGGATTCGACGAGCCGGTGGCTTCGCTGCCGCCGGTGCTGCTGCCTGCCGATGCCGAACCCGCAGACCTGGACCGGATCCGCTTCGCCGTCGGCGTGCGTGGCTACCGGATGGACCAGGTGGACCAGGTCCTCGACGAGCTGCGGGACCAGATCGCGCGGAAGGACCGTGAAATTGCCGCGCTCCGGGCGGAACGGGAACGGCCGGAGCGGCCGGATTCGGAACAGGCGGAGCCGGAACGTGTGGAGCGCCCCCGGCGGAACCATCCCCGCGGGGAGCGCCCGCACCGGGATCCGGCGCCGGATCCTGCGCCGTGA